In the genome of Planctomycetaceae bacterium, the window TCTGTGGTTGCCTTCCCTATTTGGGCTTCCTGCCCTTGACTCGTGCCAGCTGCACGTACGCTTTGGCCCCGTATGCGGCGATGAACTGGGCCTTTCTGCGGGGACTGGCGTCAAGATCCTCCACGCGCAGCGGGCGCCCCGCCGTCCCCTTATGGGCGCCGCTGCCGGTGTCGCCCGAGGGCGGCAGAAAATGCTGCCCTTCCTGGGCGAGCCATTCACTCACGAAGCGGCCGACGTCGAGCGGCTGGCCGGCGTCGGACAGCATGGGCTGACCCTCCCCGTCCAGCACGCGCACCTGCGGACCTTCGTCCGCCAGCGTCACGTCGATCCGCCCGGCCAGGAGCTGCGCCGCCTGCGACAGGGCCGAGGAGCCCCCCACGCCGCAGCCCGTCAATGCCCTGTGCAGTTCGTAGGCGCCGACCGTGCTCTTGACCATCGCCGAAAGCGCCGCGATGCGGGCATCCTTGGCGGCCGTCTCCTGCGACAGCGACGCCAGGCGCTCGTCGTTGTCGCCGCGGCCGACCTGTCGCAACTGAGCCAGGTCAGATTCGGCGCGCTGCGCCCGCTGGCGATACTTGCGGGCCTGGGCCGCCTCGCGCAGATACTCCGCGTGCCACCCGTCGCTGCCCTGGTGCATGGTCCCGTTGTGTGGCATGGGCGTCTCGCCCATGCTCCCCGTCTGGCTTGAACGCTCAGGGACACGCACAACGGAGTTGTGCGTGGCACCCGTCTCGCCCATGCTCCCGTCTTCGCCCGGGGCTGTCGTGGTATTTTGAAGGTCAGGCATGTCGTGTTCCTTCATCCGCGGTAGCCTTTGGACCGGGCCTTGGCCGCCAGTTCGATGTACGCGTCGGCGCCGTGGCGGGCGATGAACTGCGCCTTCTTTCGCGCGTCGCGATCCAGCACCCTCATCAGGTCCACCGGATCGGCCAGGGCGATCTGCTGAAGCCCCGAGACGACCGCGTCGGCCTCTCGCTGCTTGAGAACCTTGGCGGCGTGGCCGCGCAGCAGCGGGTCGCTCTCGAGTTTGCGGCGGAGAAACTCCGTCGGGTCCGGGGTGATCTGGACAGCCCCGCCGGCGTCCACCGTGGCAGTGAAGTGCCGCGAGAACGCGCCAGCCGTCTGCGGCGGAATCCCCAGCGCCACCGCGGCGCTGCGAACCGCCTCTGCCAGGGCGACGCTGCTGAAGCGGCGGCGGAGTTCGTCGTTGGTCTCCATGGCTTCTTCGAGCAGGCGCGACGTCTCCTGGGCCTCTTCGTGGCCGCTTCGCAACTGCTCGATCTGCTCCCACAGGCGGCGGTTCTCATCCTGCAGACGGCCGATGTGCTCAGCCGGCGGCGTTGCCGGTTCGGCTGGCGCTGCCTCGACCGCCGGCGCACCGGGCGCCCCGCCGGCGGGTTCGCTGTCGGTATTGCAGCGGGCAAACAGCGGCGTCACCACCGGCGCAGTATTGAAACGATTGGACATCCAGAGCATGTTGTTCTCCTGTTAGAACTCACCACAGAGGCACAGAGGGCGCAGAGGGGGGAAAGAGACGGAATACTGGAATATTGGAAGAATGGAAGAACCGTCGTCGCGCGTACCCCATCATTCCATTATTTCATCATTCCATTCTTCCTGCTTTTCCTCTCTGCATTCTCTGTGCCTCTGTGGTCGGTTTTCATATCCCCGCGAAGGCGGCGGATTCGATCTCGTTCAGCGCGGTGCGGTAGTCGGCGTCGTCGTCTTTGGTCAGGGCGTCGAGGATTTTCCGCAGTTGCACTTTCAGCAGCGTGGGCACCTGCTGGTGGATGCCCATCGACACGAACTGGCGCGCCTGGGCGACCAGGTCAGCCACGCTGGTCAGGACGAACTTCTTGTTGTACTGCACGCTGTAGCCGATCTCGTCGTGGGCGACGAGTCGGCCCTGGTGGCGGCTGACCGCCAGGCGGACGATCTCGCGTTCGACCTGCTCGGCCTGACAGGCGGTGGCCTGCATTTCGTTGTCCAGGTCGGTGCGTTCGACGGCGACCTGCGTTCCGGAGGAGGCGCGGCTCTGAAGGTCGCCCGTCGAGCCGGTCAGTTTGCCGATGCGCAGGATGGCCTCCATGAGCATCTGTGCCAGCTCGATCTTGATGCGGATGTGGTTGACGTCGCCGGCGACATCCTTGAGCTGGGCGCCTTCGGGCAGCGTCCAGCAGCCCATGGGCGTGATCTCCGAGGGCACCTGGTCGGGCGAGACGCCGGTGGCCACCAGGAACCCGATGTTGCGGTACACGTCGATCTGGATCTGCGAGACCAGGTTCAGCAGGTACCGCGCGATCGGCGCGATCCGGCTCAGCAGCGACAGCGGCACCTTGGGGTACTCGCTCGCCGACGCCGTCTTGTAGTAGAAGCTCACCACCGGGCACAGGCCCAGCGCGATCGGCCCGTTCCACAGACGCGTCGGGCCCTCGGCGTCGACTTCGTAAAGCCGCCACTGGTCAGCCATCACCGTCAGGTACCGCCGCACGTCGCCGGGGCCGGCGGTCTCGTCGGCCGCAGGGACGCCGCCCAGGGCGTAGCGGGCCCAGACATACCGCCCGGCGTGATCGACCGCCCAGTCCAGCCGTTCCAGTGCGGAAAACAGATGCACGCACGGCAGCAGGCCCATCTGCCGCTCCTGGGCGAGGGTCGCCGGCTCGGCGCCAGCCGGCGCGGCGGACTTGTCGACGACCAGGTCGACGCCGTTGATGTAGTGCATGCGCAGGGCGCGGCGCATGAGGTCGTCCATGCCCGTTCCGCCGCCGTCGACGTCGGACAGGAACCGCCCCAGGAACTCGCCAAAGGGCGAGTGCTGATACTGCCGCACCGGCGGGGCGCGAAAGATGTTGTCGACGCGCAGGTTGATCAGGTCGGCGCAGTGGTCCATCGCGACGGCCGCGTTGCGCCGCCAGGCGTACTGCGCAGCCGGCTCGCACACGCTGCCGCGCTCGTCGGCCCCGAAGCGGTCGAGGTAGTCGCCGCGGCGCAGCACGTGCAGGGGCATCTCGGCCATGTCGCGGTTGAGCTCCCAGGCCCCGCGCAGTTCGTCGTAGGTCGCGCAGGTCCGCGTGGGATCGAAGTCGGTCAGTTGTGGTTCGGTCTTAATCATGTTTGTGTCCTGAGAGTTAAATTCGAAACAACAAAATCGAAATCCGAAACAAACAACAAGGGAAGCAAACGGCAAATGAGACAAATCCAGAGCACGGGGGGGCGCGTTTGATTCGCTTCTTCTTTTGTTCCTTGTTTCTTCTTGTTCGTTTCTTGTTTCGGATTTCGGTTTTGCTGTTTCGTATTTGCTGTTCGCTCTACGACGCCCCGAGCCGGATGACACCGATGCTGCGGCAAAGGTCGACGTTCACGAAGTAGTACCGCAGGGCGTCGGGAATGTGCTCGTGTTCCTGCGGATCGGCGGGCTCGTCCAGCCAGATCCCGTTGACCCGTCGGTTGTGATAGCGCTGCATCGCCTTGACGAAGTACGCGTTGCCGCCGCCGCGCGTGTAAAACAACCGCGGGCGCCCGTCGGCCGGGTCGAGCGCCGCCTTGATGAGGGCGATCCCGTTTCGCACCTCCCGGGCCGTCGATGCCGTGTTGTACGTACACTCGATGCCATACTCTTTCCTGAAGACCTCGATGTTCGACTGCCCGGACTGGTCGTTGCGGTTTCGCCCGGCCGGGTCGCAGTACGTGTCGGCCACGCCGCGGCTGAGCGGGTGGGCGGCGATGTACTGCGCGTGCTGGTGGATCGTGGCCTGCTCGCTGGCGTAGGTGTCCAGGACGTACGAGACGCCGTCTTTGTCGCGGGCGATCCACAGGCACACGAAGACGCCGTGCCCCCAGTCGATCGCGCGGTAGATCTTCACGTCCGGCGGCGGCTGGTCGCAGCGGTGGCGGCCCTCGTCGAACTCGGGAAAGACGCGCCCTTCCACCGACGGGCGGCGGCACTCGGCCTCGGCTTGCCATCGCGCCGCCGACCATCGGCGGAAGTTCTTGATGGCGTCGTCGATGCGAAAGAGCCCGACGCATTCGCGGGCGATGCCGACTTTCGCGTCAGGCCCGCGGAGCTGGCGCGCCTTGGCGCGGCAGACCGGCTCGAGCGGGCAGACGTCGCAGCCGCGCCCGTGCTGGTGGCGCCTGGCCGAGCATTTCTCCAGCGACTCCCAGATGCCCCACTTGTGCAGGGCGATGCCTTTGGCCTGGGCGTTCTCGACCAGCGTGGACATCGGACCATCCGCGCGGTGCCAGGTCGAGGTGTCGATGATGCGGGCCTTCATGGCGTCGCTGCTGGAGAGCATGCCCACCGACGCGTCGAGCACCTCCGAGTCGGTCTCGTCGACCTCGTCGCGGAACAGCCGCTGGATCTTCGGTCCGCGGACGCGCTTCTGGCTGGCCGCCAGGATCTCCAGGCGTCCGCCGGCGACGTTGGTCAGCAGCCGCCCGGGCGAGCCTTCCAGGCGCTCCTTGAGCATGGGCAGTTCCGTCCATCGCAGCCAGTACTGGTACAGGTTGCGCGCCTGCTCCTCGCTGCCCGACAGCACGCAGGCCCTGACGTTGTCGTAACGCATGAAATCCAGCGCCGCCAGAATCGACGCGCTGAGCGTCTTGCCGCCGGAGCGGTTGGCCCAGGCCGCCATGTCTTGCCCCGGGCTCATGTACGCCTCTGAGACAAAATGCCACGGCGAGGAATGGTCCGGGGAAAACACCTTGTACGGCAGGCGGATGCCGAAATGCTCCCGGATAAATTTCCGGAGATCATCCTTGTTCGTCGGCATTTTTTTGTCGGCCGGCTGTGATTTCTTCTTGGACATAACCCCGCCATATACAAGCTGTTACATGTTATCTAGGTTGACTACTTCGCCGCCGATACGTTTTTCACAGCATGGAAAAACAAATATTTGCTTTTCCTGCCGCCGTTTTACTACAATGCGATAACGGGGCTGGTACTCCTCCTTGGCCAGCCCCTCGGAAAGCAGGTTGGCCCTCCCCCAGACCAGCCTGCTTTCCACCTTTTTTATCTGGACTCCCTCGCACACCCTTGTCGTTGTCTAAGATGAAGTACGCTGGGCGGCTGAACCGCACACGCTGCTGGTATTTCCGGAAGCCCTCTTCCGTCCAGTTCGACTTGCCGTAGCAGGTTCGGTTCGGGCCGCCCCCGCGATTCGATGCGACCGCGTCGCCGGCGTCGACACGCGTGAATCCGGCCGCCTGGCAGAACGGTACGACGCCCGCCATCTCGCTGACCAGTTCGATCCACCGCCACGACGTCAACTCGCACGCGCGACGCAGAAACCGCCAGGCGATGCCCGCCCCGCGGTATCGCGGGTCGATCACCAGCCGCGTGACGGCCGCGATCTCGCGATTGATCCGCATGGCGCCGGCGGCGGTGATCTTGCCGCCCAGACCGAAAAACATTCGCCGCGCGGGGCTGGCCAGCGGGCCGTAGCCAAAGATGCAGATGCCCACGGGCTCATCGCCGTGACGCAGCAGCAGCACGCGTCGCACCGGGCCCAGGCGCCCGCCGCGATAGTGCCACGCTGCGAAATGCCGCCAGTCACGCGCGGCGCCTTCAGTGATCGTCAACTCGCCCAGAAAGCTGATTGGCCGGCGCTCGGGGAGCCGCGCCTCGGCGACCGCTCCGCTGCTGCCGCAACGCACGATGACATCCGGTTGAAGGTCGTCGGCCAGGTCGTCGTGTGCCGTCGCCAGCAGCAGGGCGAGGCCGCGCTGGTCCGCCAGGCGACGGGCGTTGCGGCTGATGACCTTGGCCGTGACGCGGTCGAGCTTGGCGCACCATTCGTCGGCCACGATCGTGCCGGCCCCGCCAGCTACGCACGAGGCCAGGGCGAAGCGGTACCGCTGACCGTCGCTGAGTTCGTCGGGCGAACGCAGCATCAGGTGCGCGTCGCCCAGCCCGCACAGGCTCAGCAGCCGCATGGCCTCGTCGGCCTCGCAGCCCAGGCTGTCGACCAGCGCCGCCTCGCCGCCGGGGGAATCGTCGATGTGTACCGCCCCGTCGACGCACGCGGCAGAGCGTCGCAGCAAGCTGCTCTTGCCGCTGCCGCTGGGGCCTTGGAACAGGACGATCTTGCCCGGCGCAGGGTCCAGTTCCAGATCGCGTGCGATCACATTCTCGCCGCCGTCGGGACCGATCCCAAAGGCCGTCATGACGCGTGCGGTGTTGCACGTGGCTCGCCTGGGCTTGATCGAATATGCGCAGTTCAGTTTCATAAAGTAGCACGGGCGTCTCGCCCGTGAGTCGCATGGGCGTCCCGCCCATGCTCTTTCTGTGTGGCATGGGCGTCCCGCCCATGCTCTTGCTGTGTGGCATGGGCGTCCCGCCCATGCTCTTTCTGTGTGGCATGGGCGTCCCGCCCATGCTCCCCGTTCTTCTCTTGCCCCTGGCGGGCGAGACGCCCGCCAGTGCATGGGCGAGACGCCCATGCCACAAAACCGCCCATGCTCCCCGTTCTTTCTCTTCTCCCTGGCGGGCGGGACGCCCGCCAGTGCATGGGCGAGACGCCCATGCCACAAAACCGCCCATGCTCTCCGTTCTTTCTCTGCTCCCTGGCGGGCGGGACGCCCGCCAGTGCATGGGCGAGACGCCCATGCCACAAAACCATTACTGGCCAGTCCCGTCCGTTCGCACGTGGCACTTCACGCCCTCTGCCGCGGCCAGGGCGTCCAGTTGGGCCCGGAGCGTTTTGTAGACGTTGGGCGCTATTTCAAGGATCACCACCGTCTGACGCCGCCGCGGCGCCGGCACGGGCGCCTTGGCGGCCACAAGCTCCGTCGGCAGCGCCAGAAGGTCTTGCACCTCCCGCGGCGGCAAAGCCGTCAGGGCCGCAACATCCAGCCCGGCGCCGGAGAGATCCGCGACGACCTGCGACAGCGCCTCGGGGTCGAACCGCCCCTGGGCCGCCTTGGCATTCAGCGCCACGCCCAGGGCCTTGCAGCGGCCGTCATCGATGCCGTCCAGAAAGACACACGGCACCCGTTCGGCCGGCTGCTGCCGCATCGCGTTAGCCTTGAGCCGCTGATGCCCGCCGATCAGCAGGCGGTCCTTGCGCCTGGCGATGACCGGCTCGACAAAGCCGTACACGTCAAGCATCGCCGCCAACGCCGCCAACGCCTTGCGGTCGATCTTGCGAGGGTTGTAAGCGGCCGCATTGAGCGAGCCGGGCGCGACGTACTCGACGGCGATCGTCCTTTCCGATGCCACTGCGGCCGTCATGATTCATAATCCCGGCGGCACGTGGTCCGCTGATGCGGCGGCAGGGCCGAGGCGCGCCCGGCGAAGTGCTCATCGAGCCAGCCGACCCCCAGCCGCGGTCGGCGAGTGGCGATACCGTCGACATACATCTCCCGGCGGGCGTAATTGGACGGAATGTGGGCGTCGAAGAAGCACTCCACGCAGATGCTGTCGGTGCGATAGATCCGCTTCCTGATGCTGATGAGGTGCCCGGACGGGCCGCGGTACCACGGGTCGCCGAACGTCTGACCGCAATGCTCACACGTAAACCCCGAGCGCCTCAGCCCACTTGGGCCGGCGAGCACCTCTGCGGGGGAGGTTCTGCCGGTTGTCCTGATAACACACGCTACCATCCGATTCACCGATCCTTTCTCCTGCCACATTGAAAGCCGCCAGAAGCATCTGGTGGTCCAGATCCGAAACCACGTCACACATTTCCACGCCCGGGTCGCCGAGGGCGTCATCCGGCGGGGACGCCGTCGTTTCAGCAGGGCGCAGTTCGGCCAGCCGCTTGCTGCTGACGAAGCGCGCCCCGCATGCGGGGCACCCCCTGGGCTTGTTGCTGACCCATCGCTGCTGCCACTTGCAGATCGAACAGATGATCGTCACTCAACACATCTCCACTGCGATCGTCAGACGCATCCGCGCGCGGTCCGTGCCCGAACATTGGCGCAGATGAACCGCCGCCTTGAGGTCCTCCATGCCCCGCAAAGTCCGTAATGTGCATCCTTGCCGCACCGCAGAGCACACCATCGCCGCCACGCGGTGCTGCTGGGCTTCCAGTGCCAGAATCGCCGCCGCGGTCAACTGGTCCGGGTCCAGGTCCAGGTCCAGGTCCGCCGGGCCCGCCACCGCAATCTCGGCAACAACATTCAGAGCCATCATCGAGCGGGCGCGGGCTGGACCGGCAGACCACATCGAACGGTCAAAGTCGTATTGAGCCCGCACGGTCTTGAGGCTCACCTCGCCGGCCGTCAATGCCCAAGCCAGCCTCTGCCCCGCCGCTTCCAGACGATCACCGCCGGCAGGTTCATCAGGATGCGTCCGGCCAGTCAGAAGGTCGTCTCCGCCCAGGGTCTCACGTGTTCGCCAACACCCGCATTATAGCGCCTGGACGGCCGAGGCAAGTAATTTTGCTACGTTGGCAACTATTTTATATTACGTAACATCTTGAGTCAAAAGATTTTTTGCAGAAATGCCTTGTCTTCAATAAATTAATTTTCTATAATGTGGACACATGGTAAATGGGAATAACGTAAGAAAAGCCCGTAAGTCGCTGGCGATGACCCAGTCTGAGCTCGCCGCACGGTGCCGCTGCGCTACCAATACCATCGGGCGTATCGAACGCGACCAACTTCAGCCCAGTGCGGCACTTGCACAGCAGATCGCCCAGACCCTCGGCGTTCCGCTGGAATTTCTGGAAACAGGCAGCGACCCAGGCCGCCCGTCTCAGAGCGGCCATCTCAGGAGCGTCCTGCACCTGCTGGTGGAAAAGCTCTCGGATGAAGAGATGTCCCAGCTGGCGCCGGCGATGGGATACGCACCGCGTCGCAGGCCCTCGCCCGCAGCGGCTGAACCGGCCCTGCCGCCGGGGTTCGATATCGTCGACGTCGAACAGCTCCCGGCGGATTGGCCCAGCCAGTACCTTCCGATCATCGGGCGTCTGGCAGCCGGTCAAGGGCTCGACACGACCGAGGCGGAATCATACCCAGCGGGTCTGGCGTACCAGTACCTTCGCTACGCCGGAGCGCCGCACAACGCCTTCGCGCTGATCATCGAGGGGCAATCGATGCTGCCCCGCTTCTGCCACGGCGACGTGGTGATCGTGGACCCCAATCACACGGTCGATGGCGGGATATGCGCGGTCTTGACCGACGACGGCACCGGACAGCGCAGCGCCCGGCTCAAGAGGCTCGTCGTCGAGGGTTCGCAGGCGCACCTGGAGAGTCTCAACCCGGCGTACCCCAGCGTGACGCTGCCGTCGCAGCGGGTGCAGGCGTACGCCATCTGGCGGCACCTGACCTTGTCGGTCGCCCAGCCGCACGGTTCGGCCGGTTACCGCTGGCTATAAAAAAGGCCGCTGCCCATTTCAGATTTTGGCTCGCGGATTGAGTTTTGGCCCCAGAGGGGCCTACGTGCTTAGCCCAGGGCGCGGGGCGAGCGAAGCGACCCCAAGCCCTGGGAATGATGCGCAGAGTCAATGAGCCCCGGAGGGGCGGCCGTGACGATCGCAGACAACTACGTCCGCCCCGCCGGGGCTCCATTGGGGGGCGCCCTGGGCTAAGAACGCTTTGCCCCTACGGGGCAATGCAGCCCCGCTGAGGTTATGCAAAGTCCTCTGTCTCTGTGGCCCACTCTTGAGATAATCCATCCGATCATGACTGACAGTCTGACTATGATCTGCCGGGAAGAAAACAAAAACGCGGAGGAAACCGTTGGGTTTTCTCCGCGTCTTTGACTTTTGCTGAGGGATAACGGCCGATTACAGCTTGCAGGCCGCGCGGAGCTTGGCGACCATGTCGGTCTTTTCCCAGGTGAACCCGTTTCCGCTTCGGCCGAAATGCCCGTCGTGGGCGGTGGGCTGATAGATCGGTCGCAGCAGGTCGAGCTTCTTGATGATATCGCTGGGGGTCAGCGGGAACAGTTCTCCGACAGCCTTGGCGATCAGGCGTTCGGGAACTCGGGCGGTGCCTTCGCAGTCGACCAGGACGCTGATGGGCTCGGCGATGCCGATGGCGTAGGAAAGCTGCACTTCGCAGATGTCGGCCAGGCGGGCCGCCACCACGTTCTTGGCGATGTAGCGGGCCATGTAGCTGGCCGAGCGGTCGACCTTGGAGGGGTCCTTTCCGGAGAAGGCCCCGCCGCCGTGGGCGCCGCGACCGCCGTAGGTGTCGACGATGATCTTGCGACCGGTCAGACCGGTGTCGCCGTGGGGACCGCCGATGACGAATCGGCCGGTCGGATTGATGTGGAACAGGATGCGGTTATTCCACATCTTCGGGCATTCGGCCATCACCACCGGGCGAATGATTTTCTCGACGATTTCCTTGCGGGCCTTGTCGTCCATGTTGCCGGTGCGGGGATTGATGACGGCTTCGGTGTGCTGCGTGGAGACCACCACGGTGTGAATGCGGGTGGGGACGTTGTCGACGTATTCGATGGTGACCTGGCTCTTGCCGTCGGGTCGCAGCCACTTGATGACGCCCTGCTCGCGCGCTTCGCTCAGGCGGGCGCTGAGGCGGTGGGCCAGGTGGATGGGCAGGGGCATCAGGGCCTTGGTCTCGTTGCAGGCGAATCCGAACATCAGCCCCTGGTCGCCGGCGCCCTGGGCTTTCTTCTTGCCGCCGGTGACGCCCTGGCAGATGTCCTGGCTCTGGCTGTGCAGAGCCCGCAGGACGGTGCAGGCGCGGTAGTCGAACCCGGTCGTCGGGTCGTCGTATCCGATGGACTTGATGGTGTCGCGGGCGGTCTGCTCGACCTGGAGCAGGGCCTCTTCGGCTTTGTGGTTGTGTACCGTCACTTCGCCGGCGATGACCACCAGACCGGTGGAAACAAGCGTTTCGCAGGCGACGCGGGCGGCGGGGTCCTGGCGGATGAGGCTGTCCAGAACGGCATCGCTGACCTGGTCGGCCACTTTGTCGGGGTGTCCCTTGGTGACGGATTCGCTGGTAAACAGGTGAACTCGGTTGTTGGCCATAATCGTCCTCATATAGGCTGGCCCGTGCGTCGGCCCGGGCACATCAGGCAAGCCGTAAAGTGTACGGTCTTGGAGGCCCACAAACAAGCTCCCCCTGCCGAAAGTTGCAAGGGGCTCCCCCGCGGGGGCTCCACTTGGTACACTCGCCCGCGGCGGATCGGCCCCCTACAAAAGGACAACACCCGATGGACCTGGCGTTCAAGCCCAACCTCGACGACGCGCTGCTGCACTGGCAGGCGTTCTGGAACAAGGACCTCATCAAGCGTCCCTGCGTGAGCATCACCTGCGTCAAGGACGGCGCCAAAGACGTGCAGGGCTATCCCTGGCAGTTCATGCCCGACGCCGACTACGACGACATCCTGAACAAGGCCGAGGCGTTCATGTCGAAGATCTACTACGCCGCCGAGGCCATGCCCTATTGCGGACCCTCCTTCGGGCCCGACCAGGTGGCCGCCTTCGTCGGGGC includes:
- a CDS encoding ParB/RepB/Spo0J family partition protein, with translation MTAAVASERTIAVEYVAPGSLNAAAYNPRKIDRKALAALAAMLDVYGFVEPVIARRKDRLLIGGHQRLKANAMRQQPAERVPCVFLDGIDDGRCKALGVALNAKAAQGRFDPEALSQVVADLSGAGLDVAALTALPPREVQDLLALPTELVAAKAPVPAPRRRQTVVILEIAPNVYKTLRAQLDALAAAEGVKCHVRTDGTGQ
- a CDS encoding XRE family transcriptional regulator, translated to MVNGNNVRKARKSLAMTQSELAARCRCATNTIGRIERDQLQPSAALAQQIAQTLGVPLEFLETGSDPGRPSQSGHLRSVLHLLVEKLSDEEMSQLAPAMGYAPRRRPSPAAAEPALPPGFDIVDVEQLPADWPSQYLPIIGRLAAGQGLDTTEAESYPAGLAYQYLRYAGAPHNAFALIIEGQSMLPRFCHGDVVIVDPNHTVDGGICAVLTDDGTGQRSARLKRLVVEGSQAHLESLNPAYPSVTLPSQRVQAYAIWRHLTLSVAQPHGSAGYRWL
- the metK gene encoding methionine adenosyltransferase; the protein is MANNRVHLFTSESVTKGHPDKVADQVSDAVLDSLIRQDPAARVACETLVSTGLVVIAGEVTVHNHKAEEALLQVEQTARDTIKSIGYDDPTTGFDYRACTVLRALHSQSQDICQGVTGGKKKAQGAGDQGLMFGFACNETKALMPLPIHLAHRLSARLSEAREQGVIKWLRPDGKSQVTIEYVDNVPTRIHTVVVSTQHTEAVINPRTGNMDDKARKEIVEKIIRPVVMAECPKMWNNRILFHINPTGRFVIGGPHGDTGLTGRKIIVDTYGGRGAHGGGAFSGKDPSKVDRSASYMARYIAKNVVAARLADICEVQLSYAIGIAEPISVLVDCEGTARVPERLIAKAVGELFPLTPSDIIKKLDLLRPIYQPTAHDGHFGRSGNGFTWEKTDMVAKLRAACKL